From the Euphorbia lathyris chromosome 6, ddEupLath1.1, whole genome shotgun sequence genome, one window contains:
- the LOC136232463 gene encoding large ribosomal subunit protein eL31-like, whose amino-acid sequence MVDKTKGRKEEVVTREYTINLHRRLHGCTFKKKAPKAIKEIRKFAQDAMGTKDVRVDVKLNKHIWSRGIRSVPRRIRVRIARRRNDDEDAKEELYSLVTVSEIPAEGLGGIGTKIIEDDD is encoded by the exons ATGGTAGATAAGACAAAGGGAAGAAAGGAGGAGGTGGTCACCAGAGAGTATACCATCAATCTCCACAGGCGCTTACATGGCTG cacATTCAAGAAGAAGGCCCCCAAGGCCATAAAAGAGATCAGGAAGTTTGCCCAGGACGCGATGGGTACAAAAGATGTGAGGGTTGATGTTAAACTGAACAAGCACATATGGAGCAGAGGGATCAGGAGCGTCCCAAGGAGGATTAGGGTTCGCATTGCCCGCAGGAGGAATGACGACGAGGATGCTAAGGAAGAGTTGTACTCTCTTGTAACCGTTTCTGAAATCCCAGCAGAAGGATTAGGAGGTATAGGCACCAAGATCATTGAAGATGATGATTAA
- the LOC136232462 gene encoding uncharacterized protein isoform X2, with protein sequence MGACVSRPRQSRRKISRMSTCSSKIENAHPDRSYRKPASQAERCDAISHESDEFYSVCEDGLSMIESERVSISRDANNPNGASIGNIEENNLCRTLSNNCLPCLASNLISLDKKKTLLSPSTLSSKRKLSFKWREGPSTLSPFSSKALLQKPLAGFSIPFCPVDKKMPDSWSTVEPSTFKVRGGTYFRDKKKDQASNCAAFHPFGADIFLSQKKINHIARFVELPSISAIDEIPSLLLVNIQMPLYPATIFQSESDGEGMNLVMYFKVSEGYSKELPSHFQESIGRLINDEVERVRGFPLDTIAPFRERLKILGRLANADELQLSSTERKLINAYNEKPVLSRPQHEFYLGENYLEIDIDMHRFSYISRKGFEAFQNRLKLCTLDFGLTIQGNKAEDLPEHMLCCIRLNELDHTKHEILGC encoded by the exons ATGGGAGCTTGTGTTTCTAGACCGAGGCAGAGCAGGAGAAAGATATCGAGAATGTCCACCTGTTCCAGTAAAATTGAAAATGCCCATCCAGATCGATCTTACAGGAAGCCGGCTAGTCaag CAGAACGATGTGATGCTATCTCACATGAATCGGATGAGTTCTACAGTGTTTGTGAAG ATGGATTGTCTATGATTGAGTCAGAAAGAGTAAGCATTTCAAGAGATGCAAATAACCCAAATGGAGCTTCAATTGGTAATATTGAGGAAAATAATCTTTGCCGGACTCTTTCAAACAATTGTTTACCTTGTCTTGCTTCAAATCTCATCTCTCTTGACAAGAAAAAAACACTGTTAAGCCCTAGCACACTCTCCTCTAAAAGGAAACTTTCATTCAAATGGCGAGAAGGGCCTTCTACACTCTCTCCAT TTTCCTCCAAAGCACTTCTTCAAAAACCACTTGCTGGATTTTCAATTCCCTTCTGCCCTGTGGATAAGAAGATGCCTGATTCATGGTCCACTGTTGAGCCTAGCACCTTCAAAGTAAGAGGAGGCACCTATTTTAG GGACAAGAAGAAAGATCAAGCTTCAAACTGTGCTGCATTTCATCCATTTGGTGCTGATATCTTCCTTTCTCAAAAGAAAATTAATCATATTGCTCGATTTGTGGAACTTCCATCCATTAGTGCAATCGATGAAATCCCTTCTCTCCTTTTAGTAAATATCCAG ATGCCTTTGTATCCTGCCACAATTTTTCAAAGCGAAAGTGACGGAGAAGGAATGAACTTGGTCATGTATTTCAAGGTGTCTGAAGGTTACTCGAAAGAGCTTCCCTCTCATTTTCAAGAGAGTATTGGT AGGTTAATTAATGATGAAGTTGAGAGAGTTAGAGGCTTTCCACTTGATACAATTGCACCATTTAGAGAGAGGTTGAAGATTTTGGGACGATTAGCAAATGCTGATGAGCTCCAATTAAGCTCTACGGAGAGAAAGCTTATAAATGCTTACAATGAAAAACCTGTTCTCTCACGGCCTCAACATGAATTCTATTTG GGAGAAAACTACTTGGAGATAGACATTGATATGCATAGATTTAGCTACATATCTAGGAAAGGATTTGAAGCATTTCAAAACAGGTTGAAACTGTGTACCTTGGATTTTGGACTAACGATTCag GGAAACAAGGCAGAGGATTTGCCAGAGCATATGTTATGCTGTATACGACTGAATGAACTTGATCATACGAAACATGAGATATTAGGTTGTTGA
- the LOC136232462 gene encoding uncharacterized protein isoform X1, whose translation MGACVSRPRQSRRKISRMSTCSSKIENAHPDRSYRKPASQGTAERCDAISHESDEFYSVCEDGLSMIESERVSISRDANNPNGASIGNIEENNLCRTLSNNCLPCLASNLISLDKKKTLLSPSTLSSKRKLSFKWREGPSTLSPFSSKALLQKPLAGFSIPFCPVDKKMPDSWSTVEPSTFKVRGGTYFRDKKKDQASNCAAFHPFGADIFLSQKKINHIARFVELPSISAIDEIPSLLLVNIQMPLYPATIFQSESDGEGMNLVMYFKVSEGYSKELPSHFQESIGRLINDEVERVRGFPLDTIAPFRERLKILGRLANADELQLSSTERKLINAYNEKPVLSRPQHEFYLGENYLEIDIDMHRFSYISRKGFEAFQNRLKLCTLDFGLTIQGNKAEDLPEHMLCCIRLNELDHTKHEILGC comes from the exons ATGGGAGCTTGTGTTTCTAGACCGAGGCAGAGCAGGAGAAAGATATCGAGAATGTCCACCTGTTCCAGTAAAATTGAAAATGCCCATCCAGATCGATCTTACAGGAAGCCGGCTAGTCaag GAACAGCAGAACGATGTGATGCTATCTCACATGAATCGGATGAGTTCTACAGTGTTTGTGAAG ATGGATTGTCTATGATTGAGTCAGAAAGAGTAAGCATTTCAAGAGATGCAAATAACCCAAATGGAGCTTCAATTGGTAATATTGAGGAAAATAATCTTTGCCGGACTCTTTCAAACAATTGTTTACCTTGTCTTGCTTCAAATCTCATCTCTCTTGACAAGAAAAAAACACTGTTAAGCCCTAGCACACTCTCCTCTAAAAGGAAACTTTCATTCAAATGGCGAGAAGGGCCTTCTACACTCTCTCCAT TTTCCTCCAAAGCACTTCTTCAAAAACCACTTGCTGGATTTTCAATTCCCTTCTGCCCTGTGGATAAGAAGATGCCTGATTCATGGTCCACTGTTGAGCCTAGCACCTTCAAAGTAAGAGGAGGCACCTATTTTAG GGACAAGAAGAAAGATCAAGCTTCAAACTGTGCTGCATTTCATCCATTTGGTGCTGATATCTTCCTTTCTCAAAAGAAAATTAATCATATTGCTCGATTTGTGGAACTTCCATCCATTAGTGCAATCGATGAAATCCCTTCTCTCCTTTTAGTAAATATCCAG ATGCCTTTGTATCCTGCCACAATTTTTCAAAGCGAAAGTGACGGAGAAGGAATGAACTTGGTCATGTATTTCAAGGTGTCTGAAGGTTACTCGAAAGAGCTTCCCTCTCATTTTCAAGAGAGTATTGGT AGGTTAATTAATGATGAAGTTGAGAGAGTTAGAGGCTTTCCACTTGATACAATTGCACCATTTAGAGAGAGGTTGAAGATTTTGGGACGATTAGCAAATGCTGATGAGCTCCAATTAAGCTCTACGGAGAGAAAGCTTATAAATGCTTACAATGAAAAACCTGTTCTCTCACGGCCTCAACATGAATTCTATTTG GGAGAAAACTACTTGGAGATAGACATTGATATGCATAGATTTAGCTACATATCTAGGAAAGGATTTGAAGCATTTCAAAACAGGTTGAAACTGTGTACCTTGGATTTTGGACTAACGATTCag GGAAACAAGGCAGAGGATTTGCCAGAGCATATGTTATGCTGTATACGACTGAATGAACTTGATCATACGAAACATGAGATATTAGGTTGTTGA
- the LOC136232461 gene encoding large ribosomal subunit protein eL31-like, whose product MVDKTKGRKEEVVTREYTINLHRRLHGCTFKKKAPKAIKEIRKFAQNAMGTKDVRVDVKLNKHIWSRGIRSVPRRIRVRIARRRNDDEDAKEELYSLVTISEIPAEGLGGIGTKIIEDED is encoded by the exons ATGGTAGATAAGACAAAGGGAAGAAAGGAGGAGGTGGTCACCAGAGAGTATACCATCAATCTCCACAGGCGCTTACATGGCTG cACATTCAAGAAGAAGGCCCCCAAGGCCATAAAAGAGATCAGGAAGTTCGCCCAGAATGCTATGGGCACAAAAGATGTGAGGGTTGATGTCAAGCTGAATAAGCACATTTGGAGCAGAGGGATCAGGAGCGTCCCAAGGAGGATAAGGGTTCGCATTGCCCGCAGGAGGAATGACGACGAGGATGCTAAGGAAGAGTTGTACTCCCTTGTAACCATTTCCGAAATCCCAGCAGAAGGATTAGGAGGTATAGGCACCAAAATTATCGAGGATGAGGATTAA